One window from the genome of Mucilaginibacter ginsenosidivorans encodes:
- the recQ gene encoding DNA helicase RecQ, whose protein sequence is MTPAQALQKYFGYSEFRHRQEAIIRDILAGKDVLVLMPTGGGKSLCYQLPAVLMDGLTIVISPLIALMKDQVDALNVNGIPAAFLNSSQSPDEQAMITEKLKQGAIKLLYLAPERLFGSGSILINFLKSLPVCLIAIDEAHCISHWGHDFRPEYLMLAGLKNDFPNIPVVALTATADKLTRRDILEKLDLKNPAEFVSSFNRANITYRVLPKKNSFNQLLDFLEPRKEDSGIIYCLSRKSTEALAADLKAEGYAAEAYHAGMDHADKARNQEAFLRDDVKIIVATIAFGMGINKSNVRYVVHADLPKNIEGYYQETGRAGRDGLASDALLLYSYSDATKLKGFARVDGNEEQSTIMLKKLDDMVRYSQLQTCRRQYLMRYFDEDFPDNCGSCDVCLSEVEKFDGTLIAQKALSAVARLKERFGNTYVIDFLRGSKREKIREEHKQLKTYGVGADIHRADWFRYIRELVAQGYLQTTDDEYPVLKLTEKSEAVLKGLQKVELIATQTNEERESEIIPYEAGLLNELKLVRRDIAAPQNVPPYIILSDAVLLEMATYLPQTLDELRLVPGFGDVKLARYGREFLIPVKNYCGKHGLASRIAQKSAKKERKAPKAPNTGKLRSSDTRLASFTLFRAGKSVMEIAAERSLSPMTIESHLGYFIQSGELEVTEIVNEGKIPAIKDAVESYGQERLAPLKEVLGDNYTYGEIKAVIGWMNRGNN, encoded by the coding sequence ATGACACCTGCACAAGCCTTACAAAAGTATTTTGGATATAGCGAATTCCGGCACCGGCAGGAAGCTATTATCCGGGATATTCTGGCAGGGAAAGATGTTTTGGTACTGATGCCGACCGGTGGGGGCAAATCTCTTTGTTACCAGCTGCCGGCGGTTTTGATGGATGGACTTACCATTGTTATTTCGCCGCTTATAGCGTTGATGAAGGACCAGGTTGACGCGCTGAATGTAAACGGCATACCGGCCGCGTTTTTAAATTCATCCCAATCGCCGGATGAACAGGCAATGATAACAGAAAAACTGAAACAAGGCGCGATCAAGTTGCTTTACCTGGCGCCGGAACGTTTATTTGGCTCGGGCAGCATCCTTATCAATTTTCTGAAGTCGTTGCCGGTTTGCTTGATCGCTATTGACGAGGCACATTGTATCTCGCACTGGGGGCACGATTTCAGGCCCGAATACCTGATGCTGGCAGGTTTAAAGAATGATTTTCCCAATATCCCCGTCGTCGCTCTTACTGCGACGGCTGATAAACTCACCCGCAGGGATATCCTCGAAAAACTCGACCTGAAAAACCCGGCCGAATTCGTTTCTTCGTTCAACCGGGCCAATATTACTTATCGCGTGCTGCCCAAAAAGAACAGTTTTAACCAGTTGCTTGATTTTCTGGAGCCGCGAAAAGAAGATTCGGGTATTATTTATTGCCTATCGCGTAAATCGACCGAAGCACTGGCGGCCGATCTGAAAGCTGAGGGCTACGCTGCCGAAGCTTATCACGCCGGTATGGACCACGCCGACAAGGCCCGCAACCAGGAAGCTTTTCTGCGCGATGATGTGAAGATCATTGTGGCTACCATCGCCTTTGGCATGGGTATCAACAAATCGAATGTCCGTTACGTAGTACATGCCGATCTGCCCAAAAACATTGAAGGCTACTACCAGGAAACCGGCCGCGCGGGCCGCGATGGGTTGGCGTCCGATGCGTTGCTTTTATACTCCTATAGCGACGCAACCAAGCTGAAAGGCTTCGCCAGGGTTGACGGCAACGAGGAACAAAGCACCATTATGCTGAAAAAGCTGGACGATATGGTGAGGTACAGCCAGCTGCAGACCTGCCGTCGCCAATACCTGATGCGTTATTTTGACGAGGATTTCCCGGATAACTGCGGATCGTGTGATGTTTGCCTGAGCGAAGTTGAGAAGTTTGATGGCACCCTTATAGCCCAAAAAGCGCTTTCGGCGGTGGCAAGGCTGAAGGAACGGTTCGGCAATACGTATGTGATCGATTTTTTGAGGGGATCGAAACGGGAAAAGATACGCGAGGAGCATAAGCAACTCAAAACCTACGGCGTTGGGGCAGATATTCACCGGGCCGACTGGTTCAGGTACATCCGCGAACTGGTAGCACAGGGCTACCTGCAAACTACAGACGATGAATACCCGGTATTAAAGCTGACCGAAAAAAGTGAAGCCGTGCTAAAGGGACTCCAAAAAGTTGAACTGATAGCCACACAGACTAACGAAGAACGCGAATCCGAAATTATCCCTTATGAAGCAGGCTTGCTGAATGAACTGAAACTTGTTCGCCGGGATATCGCCGCCCCGCAGAATGTACCGCCGTATATCATCCTTTCCGATGCTGTATTATTGGAAATGGCCACTTATCTGCCGCAAACTTTGGACGAGCTGCGCCTGGTACCAGGTTTTGGCGATGTGAAACTGGCACGATACGGTCGCGAGTTTTTGATACCGGTTAAAAACTATTGCGGCAAACACGGACTCGCATCGCGCATCGCACAAAAATCAGCTAAAAAAGAACGGAAGGCGCCAAAAGCGCCGAATACCGGAAAATTACGATCTTCGGATACGCGGCTGGCAAGTTTTACTTTATTTCGTGCAGGCAAAAGTGTGATGGAAATTGCTGCCGAACGCAGCTTGTCGCCCATGACCATTGAGAGTCACCTGGGTTATTTTATTCAATCCGGCGAACTGGAAGTCACGGAGATTGTTAATGAAGGTAAAATTCCGGCTATAAAGGATGCTGTTGAAAGCTATGGGCAGGAACGGCTGGCGCCATTAAAAGAAGTATTAGGAGATAACTATACTTATGGCGAAATTAAAGCGGTGATAGGCTGGATGAACAGGGGGAATAATTAG
- a CDS encoding UDP-N-acetylmuramoyl-tripeptide--D-alanyl-D-alanine ligase — translation MTTEQLYQIFLKHPVISTDTRKIAPGSLFFALKGDKFDANTFAEQAVSAGVAYAIIDNAAYRLGEQYILVDDVLTTLQDLARYHRRQLTIPVIGLTGTNGKTTTKELINAVLSQHFNTYATQGNLNNHIGVPLTILSINATHEAAVIEMGANHQKEIGFLCTISQPTHGLITNVGKAHLEGFGGVEGVKKGKGELYDYLAGDEQRVAFVNCDDTVLMEMQHGRDLKQVVHYGKNEPGSLVSGQIIANSPFLTLQWTNRKTGDIYDVKTLLTGEYNLPNILAAICIGLYFKLTPAEINAGIGGYQPKNNRSQITQTATNTLICDYYNANPSSMFVAIENLGKLDAKHKVLVLGDMFEMGDESAAEHKAVIRKALETEVNQRIFIGGEFFKAGESMDHGPWSIDKFYHTVEQAIAALKDEPIKDSTVLIKGSRGMALERLVDLF, via the coding sequence ATGACAACCGAACAACTATATCAAATCTTTCTGAAACATCCTGTCATCAGTACGGATACCCGGAAAATAGCACCGGGCAGCCTGTTTTTTGCTTTGAAAGGCGATAAGTTTGACGCCAATACTTTTGCAGAACAGGCGGTATCGGCAGGTGTAGCTTATGCCATTATCGATAACGCTGCTTACCGGCTTGGAGAGCAATATATTTTGGTTGATGATGTACTTACCACTTTGCAGGACCTGGCGCGTTACCATCGCCGGCAGTTGACCATACCCGTTATCGGGCTCACGGGCACAAATGGCAAAACTACCACCAAGGAACTGATCAATGCCGTGCTGTCGCAACATTTTAATACTTATGCCACGCAGGGTAATCTGAATAACCATATCGGGGTTCCGCTGACGATCTTATCCATCAATGCAACCCACGAAGCGGCCGTGATAGAGATGGGCGCCAATCACCAAAAAGAGATCGGGTTCCTTTGCACCATTTCTCAGCCTACACATGGGCTGATAACCAATGTGGGCAAGGCTCACCTGGAAGGCTTTGGCGGGGTTGAGGGGGTAAAAAAAGGGAAAGGGGAATTGTATGATTATTTGGCAGGAGATGAACAAAGGGTGGCGTTTGTTAATTGCGATGATACCGTATTGATGGAAATGCAACATGGACGCGATCTAAAGCAGGTTGTTCATTACGGAAAAAATGAACCAGGCAGCCTGGTTTCAGGGCAGATCATCGCCAATTCACCGTTTCTTACGTTGCAATGGACAAATAGGAAGACGGGCGATATCTATGATGTAAAAACGCTATTGACCGGGGAATATAATCTGCCCAACATATTGGCGGCCATTTGTATCGGCTTATATTTCAAACTGACACCTGCCGAGATCAATGCTGGCATCGGTGGCTATCAGCCTAAAAACAACCGTTCGCAGATAACACAAACGGCTACCAATACACTTATCTGCGATTATTACAACGCCAACCCAAGCAGCATGTTCGTGGCGATAGAGAACCTGGGAAAACTGGATGCCAAACATAAGGTGCTGGTTCTGGGCGATATGTTCGAGATGGGCGACGAGTCGGCTGCGGAACATAAGGCTGTGATACGGAAGGCATTGGAAACGGAAGTGAATCAGCGGATTTTTATTGGAGGTGAATTTTTCAAAGCAGGTGAGTCCATGGACCATGGACCATGGTCCATAGACAAATTCTATCACACTGTAGAACAGGCTATTGCTGCATTAAAGGATGAACCTATAAAAGACTCGACCGTATTGATCAAGGGTTCGCGGGGGATGGCTTTGGAACGGTTGGTAGATCTGTTTTGA
- a CDS encoding MmcQ/YjbR family DNA-binding protein, with protein MSTDPFIYLQFIRNTMAGLPGTTEGMSHGTPAFYAQKKMLCRLWENGEVLVIRTDERDKWIAKDPETYFFTDHYRNYPCLLVNLPKVDPEELKGLLIKAWMDRASKTQLKAYHDRIH; from the coding sequence ATGAGTACCGATCCCTTCATTTACCTCCAATTTATCCGCAACACCATGGCTGGATTGCCCGGTACGACCGAGGGCATGAGTCATGGAACCCCTGCTTTTTATGCACAGAAAAAAATGCTTTGTCGCTTATGGGAAAACGGTGAGGTATTGGTAATACGCACGGATGAGCGGGATAAATGGATAGCAAAGGACCCGGAAACGTATTTTTTTACTGATCATTACCGGAATTACCCCTGCCTGCTGGTAAACCTGCCCAAAGTAGATCCGGAAGAACTTAAGGGTTTACTAATTAAGGCCTGGATGGACCGTGCTTCCAAAACCCAACTTAAAGCATATCACGACCGCATACACTAA
- a CDS encoding NAD(P)/FAD-dependent oxidoreductase, which produces MEHTFSYWERTAFTENADVIIIGSGIVGLSAALHLKREQPGLKVTVLERGFLPSGASTKNAGFACFGTLSEQIEYLKRSSEEEVLKLVDYKWRGLRRLRANLGDNNIDFYQYGGHELFMENESGRAEEALDHLTYFNNLLAQAVGSHDIYAVADAKIADFGFRGINHIIYNPFEGQLHTGKMMRTLLNRVYEQDVLVLNNCSVNQIENEGGNIRLQTSQGDFKATKVILATNAFAAQLYPELDVIPGRGQVLVTKPVPGLKLRGTYHFNEGYYYFRNIDGRVLFGGGRNIDFNQEKTWDFGHTEAVKKQLTTYLNEIVLPGENTEIDYWWSGIMGFGEDISPIVKEIQPNVYCAVRCNGMGVAMGSLVGEEVAELVLR; this is translated from the coding sequence GTGGAGCATACTTTTTCGTATTGGGAGCGGACGGCATTTACAGAGAATGCTGATGTGATCATCATCGGTAGCGGTATTGTCGGATTGAGCGCCGCCCTGCATTTGAAACGGGAACAGCCCGGCCTTAAAGTAACAGTGCTTGAAAGGGGTTTTCTTCCCAGCGGTGCAAGTACCAAAAATGCCGGTTTTGCCTGTTTTGGCACACTTTCCGAGCAAATTGAATACCTGAAACGCTCATCCGAAGAAGAGGTACTGAAGCTGGTGGATTACAAATGGCGGGGCCTGCGGCGCCTGCGGGCAAACCTTGGTGATAACAATATAGATTTCTACCAGTATGGCGGCCACGAGCTTTTCATGGAAAACGAATCCGGAAGGGCCGAAGAGGCGCTCGATCATTTAACGTATTTTAACAATTTGCTGGCACAAGCTGTTGGAAGCCATGACATATATGCAGTTGCCGATGCCAAAATAGCTGATTTTGGTTTCCGGGGAATTAACCATATCATCTATAACCCGTTCGAGGGTCAGCTGCATACCGGTAAAATGATGCGCACCCTGCTGAACCGGGTTTATGAGCAGGACGTATTGGTCCTGAATAATTGCAGCGTCAACCAAATTGAGAATGAGGGCGGCAACATCCGTCTGCAAACTTCGCAGGGCGATTTTAAAGCCACAAAGGTTATCCTGGCCACCAATGCCTTCGCGGCACAGTTGTACCCTGAGTTGGATGTCATCCCTGGCCGCGGCCAGGTGCTGGTTACTAAACCGGTGCCGGGTTTAAAACTCAGGGGCACCTACCATTTCAACGAAGGTTACTATTATTTCCGCAATATCGACGGCCGTGTGCTTTTTGGCGGCGGCCGAAATATCGATTTTAACCAGGAGAAAACCTGGGACTTTGGCCATACTGAAGCCGTCAAAAAACAATTGACTACTTACCTCAACGAAATAGTACTACCTGGTGAAAACACGGAGATCGATTACTGGTGGAGCGGCATCATGGGTTTTGGGGAAGATATCAGCCCGATAGTAAAGGAAATTCAACCAAACGTTTACTGCGCCGTGCGCTGTAATGGTATGGGTGTAGCCATGGGCAGTCTGGTGGGCGAGGAAGTGGCCGAATTAGTGTTGCGATAA
- a CDS encoding zinc metallopeptidase yields MDHLSFITGYITLNSAWLLMIVIAVVSFIVQWRFKSKFNQYAQIGLSSGMSGQEVAERMLRDNNITDVQVISVEGQLTDHYNPADKTVNLSPDVFYSRSIAAAAVAAHECGHAVQHAKAYAWLSLRSSLVPVVNVASTLTQWTLFIGVMLLFFTQNPLVLAIGVAALALVTLFSFITLPVEFDASRRALAWLNNNYSVMQTGEEHAQAKDALWWAAMTYVVAALGSLATLLYYASFLFNRRN; encoded by the coding sequence ATGGATCATCTATCATTCATTACAGGATATATTACACTAAACTCGGCATGGCTGCTCATGATCGTTATTGCAGTCGTAAGCTTTATTGTTCAGTGGCGCTTCAAAAGTAAATTCAACCAGTATGCGCAGATCGGCTTATCGTCGGGCATGTCGGGACAGGAAGTAGCTGAACGGATGCTGAGAGATAATAATATTACTGATGTGCAGGTCATTTCGGTCGAGGGCCAATTGACCGACCACTACAACCCGGCGGATAAAACGGTTAACCTTAGCCCCGATGTGTTCTACAGTCGCAGTATTGCCGCGGCGGCTGTTGCTGCCCACGAATGCGGGCACGCGGTGCAACACGCAAAAGCTTACGCGTGGCTTAGCCTGCGTTCGTCGCTGGTGCCGGTTGTCAACGTTGCGTCGACACTTACCCAATGGACCCTATTCATTGGCGTAATGCTGCTTTTCTTTACGCAAAATCCTTTGGTATTGGCCATCGGTGTTGCCGCTTTGGCGCTGGTTACGCTGTTCAGCTTTATAACGCTGCCGGTAGAGTTTGACGCCAGCCGCAGGGCTCTGGCCTGGCTGAACAACAATTACAGTGTTATGCAAACCGGCGAGGAGCACGCACAGGCAAAAGATGCACTTTGGTGGGCCGCCATGACTTATGTGGTTGCCGCGCTGGGTTCGCTGGCTACCTTGCTTTATTACGCGTCGTTTTTGTTTAACAGGAGAAACTGA
- the apaG gene encoding Co2+/Mg2+ efflux protein ApaG encodes MITTITDGVKVSVETIYQPEYSNPANDHYMFAYKISIENVGHNAVQLMRRHWEIFDSNGAKREVEGEGVVGQQPVIEPGSTHEYVSGCNLKTDMGSMKGQYQMVRLMDDAAFDVQIPEFYLVAPYRMN; translated from the coding sequence ATGATAACTACAATTACCGACGGCGTCAAAGTTTCTGTAGAGACCATCTACCAGCCGGAGTACTCAAACCCTGCCAACGACCATTATATGTTCGCTTATAAGATCAGCATCGAAAACGTTGGCCATAATGCGGTGCAGCTAATGCGCAGGCATTGGGAAATTTTCGATTCGAACGGTGCAAAACGGGAAGTTGAAGGCGAAGGCGTAGTAGGACAACAACCCGTTATTGAGCCGGGAAGCACACACGAATATGTATCGGGCTGTAATTTAAAAACTGATATGGGCAGCATGAAAGGCCAGTACCAAATGGTGCGACTGATGGATGATGCCGCGTTTGATGTACAGATACCGGAATTTTACCTGGTTGCCCCGTACAGGATGAATTAA
- the dusB gene encoding tRNA dihydrouridine synthase DusB, with translation MSVQIGNIELGEFPLLLAPMEDVSDPPFRYVCKQNGADMMYTEFISSEGLIRDAAKSRQKLDIFEYERPIGIQIFGSDIEHMREATEIASQVNPDLIDINYGCPVKNVACRGAGASLLQDIDKMVAMTKAVVEATHLPVTVKTRLGWDDNTKNVYEVAERLQDVGIKALTIHGRTRSQMYKGFADWTLIREIKKNPGIKIPIFGNGDIDSPQKAAAWRMEYGVDGMMIGRAAIGYPWIFREIKHFFNTGEFLEKPTIAERVDVCRTHLEKSIEWKGPKTGVFEMRRHYSNYFKGIDHFKEYRMKLVTASTFEEINEILFEVADNYSAEMA, from the coding sequence ATGTCTGTACAAATAGGAAATATCGAACTTGGAGAGTTCCCGCTGCTGCTGGCGCCGATGGAGGATGTGAGCGATCCGCCGTTTCGTTATGTGTGTAAGCAAAACGGCGCGGATATGATGTACACGGAGTTCATTTCGAGCGAGGGGTTGATACGGGATGCAGCCAAAAGCCGACAGAAACTGGATATTTTTGAGTACGAACGTCCTATTGGCATACAAATTTTTGGCAGCGATATCGAACACATGCGCGAAGCAACCGAAATAGCTTCACAGGTAAATCCGGACCTGATCGACATTAACTACGGCTGCCCGGTAAAAAATGTGGCCTGCCGTGGCGCAGGCGCCAGTTTATTGCAGGATATTGATAAAATGGTGGCCATGACCAAAGCCGTGGTGGAAGCCACCCATTTGCCTGTAACCGTAAAAACGCGCCTTGGCTGGGACGATAATACCAAAAATGTGTACGAGGTAGCGGAACGCCTGCAGGATGTAGGAATTAAGGCCCTAACCATACATGGGCGCACCCGTTCGCAGATGTACAAAGGCTTTGCCGACTGGACGCTGATACGTGAAATAAAGAAGAATCCGGGAATAAAAATCCCCATTTTTGGTAACGGTGACATCGATTCGCCACAAAAGGCTGCCGCCTGGAGGATGGAATATGGTGTAGATGGAATGATGATCGGTCGCGCAGCCATCGGATACCCCTGGATTTTTAGGGAAATCAAACATTTTTTCAACACAGGCGAATTCCTGGAAAAACCTACCATCGCCGAACGCGTTGATGTTTGCCGCACCCACCTGGAGAAGTCTATCGAGTGGAAAGGCCCTAAAACAGGCGTTTTTGAGATGCGGAGGCACTATTCCAATTACTTTAAGGGTATCGATCACTTTAAAGAGTACCGCATGAAACTGGTTACCGCCTCGACGTTTGAAGAGATAAACGAAATATTATTTGAAGTGGCTGACAATTACAGCGCAGAAATGGCGTGA
- a CDS encoding CPBP family intramembrane glutamic endopeptidase, protein MTEGPSNPIPHKQIHPGLQFLILMGILIATIIAGNFIAGAIVAVRYGTDTLLDIANLKLGSQQVQSSLWTIQFIGTTLPILITPIIFSYRVVHDPDDYIKHHFDYPQMLMGIVFVAMLAVFPFIQFLGDLNSKMVLPEALKGVEHWMRQSEDEAQKLSDTMMRMPTFWSMIYDLLFIGLLTAIVEEILFRGCFQTVFFRWTKNIHVAIWITAILFSAFHQEFYGFLPRLALGLLFGYFTAWSGSVWPAILAHFVNNGTVVVWTYLLQNKITDLDPDKQKLFSNVIFVASFVVTLLLLFFYKYISDKWQAAHHGEELD, encoded by the coding sequence ATGACAGAAGGCCCTTCTAACCCCATACCACACAAGCAAATACATCCCGGATTGCAATTTCTTATATTGATGGGCATACTGATAGCGACTATTATAGCGGGCAATTTTATTGCCGGGGCCATTGTTGCTGTAAGATACGGTACGGACACATTGCTGGATATCGCTAACCTGAAACTCGGTTCGCAACAGGTGCAAAGTTCGTTGTGGACCATCCAGTTTATCGGGACCACCCTGCCCATACTGATCACCCCCATCATTTTTTCTTATCGCGTGGTGCATGACCCGGATGATTATATAAAGCATCATTTTGACTACCCACAAATGCTGATGGGGATCGTTTTCGTGGCGATGCTGGCCGTATTTCCCTTTATTCAGTTCCTGGGCGATCTTAATTCAAAAATGGTATTGCCCGAAGCGCTGAAGGGCGTGGAGCACTGGATGCGCCAGAGCGAGGACGAAGCGCAAAAACTATCGGACACCATGATGCGGATGCCAACTTTTTGGAGCATGATATACGATCTGCTCTTTATTGGCCTGCTGACCGCGATAGTAGAAGAAATATTGTTCAGGGGATGTTTTCAAACGGTATTTTTCCGCTGGACCAAAAATATACACGTGGCTATCTGGATCACAGCTATCCTTTTCAGCGCCTTTCACCAGGAGTTTTACGGCTTTTTACCACGCCTGGCGCTGGGACTACTTTTTGGATATTTTACGGCCTGGAGCGGCAGTGTATGGCCGGCGATACTGGCGCACTTTGTCAATAACGGTACCGTAGTGGTGTGGACCTACCTGCTTCAAAACAAAATAACCGACCTTGACCCCGACAAGCAAAAGCTATTCAGCAATGTCATTTTCGTTGCAAGTTTTGTTGTGACGCTGTTATTATTGTTTTTTTATAAGTATATTTCAGACAAATGGCAGGCTGCTCATCATGGAGAAGAACTGGATTAA
- a CDS encoding putative signal transducing protein — MEKNWIKIFSSTNYYQAEIVKQMLIEHQIDTVLLNKQDSSHRTFGHIEVYIHQKDFGDAIEAMILNQINP, encoded by the coding sequence ATGGAGAAGAACTGGATTAAAATTTTTTCGTCAACCAATTACTACCAGGCCGAGATAGTGAAGCAGATGCTTATTGAACACCAGATAGATACCGTACTATTGAATAAACAGGACTCGTCGCACCGTACATTCGGGCATATCGAAGTATATATCCACCAGAAAGACTTCGGCGATGCTATTGAAGCGATGATCCTGAACCAGATAAACCCATGA
- a CDS encoding phosphatidylserine decarboxylase family protein has protein sequence MTIHKEGYTSIALCVLLIFVSNALIQFYYPSAHTLKWIVYILSGVLFLIILQFFRSPRIRITADEKHVLCPADGKVVVIEETDEPEYLQDRRIQISVFMSPVNVHVNRNPIAGVVKYFKYHPGKYLVAWHPKSSTENERTTIVIENSKGVPVLFRQIAGALARRIVWYVKEGDKVDQGQQFGFIKFGSRVDVFLPLGTKINVEIGEVVKGGRTVLAELMEAPLPPKGGAKAEKKA, from the coding sequence ATGACCATTCATAAAGAAGGATATACCTCTATAGCGCTTTGCGTACTGCTGATATTCGTGTCTAACGCCCTTATACAATTTTATTATCCTTCGGCGCACACGCTGAAGTGGATCGTCTACATACTGTCCGGAGTTTTGTTCCTCATCATCCTGCAGTTTTTCCGCAGCCCGCGAATACGCATTACCGCCGACGAAAAGCATGTACTTTGCCCGGCCGACGGCAAGGTGGTGGTAATAGAAGAAACCGACGAGCCCGAATACCTGCAGGACCGCCGCATACAGATATCCGTGTTTATGTCGCCCGTTAATGTCCACGTAAACCGAAACCCCATAGCCGGCGTGGTTAAGTATTTTAAATATCACCCGGGCAAATACCTGGTGGCCTGGCACCCCAAATCGTCAACAGAAAACGAGCGTACAACCATCGTTATCGAAAACAGCAAGGGGGTGCCCGTATTATTCAGGCAGATAGCAGGCGCATTGGCCCGTCGTATCGTATGGTATGTGAAAGAAGGTGATAAAGTGGACCAGGGGCAGCAGTTCGGTTTTATCAAATTTGGTTCAAGGGTGGATGTTTTCCTGCCATTGGGGACCAAGATCAATGTTGAGATTGGTGAAGTTGTGAAAGGCGGGAGAACGGTGCTTGCAGAACTAATGGAAGCCCCCCTGCCCCCTAAAGGGGGAGCAAAGGCAGAGAAGAAAGCCTGA
- the rplS gene encoding 50S ribosomal protein L19 yields the protein MDLIKFVEEQSVEKKQIPAFKAGDTVSVHYKIREGNKERIQVYQGVVIQRNSDGSNQTFTVRKVSNGIGVERIFPVNSPNIDKVEVNSFGKVRRAKLFYLRELTGKAARIKSKRV from the coding sequence ATGGATTTAATAAAATTTGTCGAAGAGCAATCAGTAGAAAAAAAGCAAATTCCTGCGTTTAAGGCAGGTGATACTGTTAGCGTACACTATAAAATACGTGAAGGTAACAAGGAGCGTATCCAGGTTTACCAGGGTGTTGTTATTCAGCGTAACAGCGATGGCAGCAACCAAACTTTCACCGTACGTAAGGTTTCAAATGGTATCGGTGTTGAGCGTATATTCCCTGTGAATTCGCCAAATATCGATAAAGTAGAAGTAAACAGCTTTGGTAAAGTACGCCGCGCTAAATTGTTCTACCTGCGCGAATTGACTGGTAAAGCAGCCCGTATCAAATCAAAAAGAGTTTAA
- the trmD gene encoding tRNA (guanosine(37)-N1)-methyltransferase TrmD — translation MRFDLITVLPGLLESPFAHSILQRAQKKGIAEIVLHNLRDYATNKHKSVDDYPFGGGSGMVMTIEPFAACIEKLKGERDYDEVIFMTPDGETLNQSIANQLSIKKNIIVLCGHYKGIDQRIRDLFVTREISIGDYVLSGGELPAAVLVDAVVRLIPGVLSDETSALSDSFQDDLLDAPVYTRPADWNGHRVPDILLSGNTPEIEKWRFEQAVERTKQRRPDLLK, via the coding sequence ATGCGCTTTGATCTGATCACCGTTTTACCGGGCTTGCTCGAGAGCCCTTTTGCTCATTCCATTTTACAGCGTGCGCAAAAAAAGGGTATAGCCGAAATAGTGTTACATAACCTGCGCGACTATGCTACTAACAAACATAAAAGCGTTGATGATTACCCGTTCGGCGGGGGCAGCGGCATGGTAATGACCATAGAGCCTTTTGCAGCATGTATCGAAAAATTAAAGGGTGAACGCGACTACGACGAGGTGATCTTTATGACTCCGGATGGCGAAACGCTTAATCAATCCATCGCCAATCAATTATCCATAAAAAAAAACATCATCGTGCTTTGCGGCCATTATAAAGGTATCGATCAACGCATACGCGACTTGTTTGTTACCCGTGAAATTTCTATCGGCGATTATGTTCTTTCGGGCGGAGAGCTGCCCGCTGCAGTTTTGGTGGATGCCGTGGTAAGGCTGATACCCGGCGTGCTGAGCGACGAAACTTCGGCCCTGTCCGACTCGTTCCAGGATGACTTGCTGGACGCACCGGTGTACACCCGCCCGGCCGACTGGAACGGACACAGGGTACCCGACATATTATTGAGCGGCAATACCCCGGAAATAGAAAAATGGCGTTTTGAGCAGGCTGTTGAACGGACAAAACAGCGAAGACCGGATCTATTGAAATAA